The following are encoded together in the Armatimonadota bacterium genome:
- a CDS encoding creatininase family protein, producing MPAKVQYELMLPFELEAALERCPTALVPIGTLEWHGRQNALGLDAVKAHALCVEAAQRFAGVVLPPLFGGVGGVDQPHTIVMEPEPTMTSRLLEPWLSSLCAELVRNGFRAIIILTGHYGASQQMIVRETAIRNMQRLDVPILGTPEYILALDAGYTGDHGGHFETSLMMALKPDLVDLDQLEGYPPYQGIGGEDAKRDSSAELGRRLCDVMVHRLGTLALNMPTWDESRRKAFLRAEQAFLNHQLEHAGKTGDVWAAWRDFSFWTPYGALLAEGEFDEIRKLFGG from the coding sequence ATGCCTGCCAAAGTCCAGTACGAACTCATGCTCCCTTTCGAGCTTGAGGCTGCGCTTGAGCGCTGCCCGACGGCTCTCGTCCCCATCGGCACCCTCGAATGGCACGGACGCCAGAACGCCCTGGGGCTGGATGCCGTGAAGGCTCACGCGCTCTGCGTCGAGGCGGCTCAGCGTTTCGCCGGGGTCGTCCTGCCGCCTCTGTTCGGAGGAGTCGGTGGGGTCGATCAGCCCCACACCATTGTCATGGAACCTGAGCCTACTATGACCTCCCGCCTGCTGGAGCCGTGGCTGTCCAGTCTCTGCGCCGAACTGGTGCGCAACGGTTTCCGCGCCATCATCATCCTCACCGGCCACTACGGGGCCTCGCAGCAGATGATCGTCCGGGAGACCGCAATCCGCAATATGCAGCGCCTGGACGTGCCGATTTTGGGCACGCCCGAATACATCCTCGCCCTGGACGCGGGATACACCGGCGACCACGGCGGGCATTTCGAGACATCCCTCATGATGGCGCTGAAGCCCGACCTGGTGGACCTGGATCAACTGGAAGGCTATCCACCATACCAGGGGATCGGCGGCGAGGACGCCAAGCGCGACAGTTCAGCGGAACTGGGCCGGCGGCTATGCGACGTGATGGTCCACCGCCTGGGCACGCTCGCTTTGAACATGCCCACCTGGGACGAAAGCCGGCGAAAAGCATTCTTGCGCGCCGAGCAGGCGTTCCTGAACCACCAGCTTGAGCATGCCGGCAAGACGGGAGACGTCTGGGCGGCCTGGCGCGACTTCAGCTTCTGGACGCCCTACGGAGCCCTGCTCGCCGAGGGAGAGTTCGACGAGATACGGAAGCTGTTTGGAGGATAG
- a CDS encoding succinylglutamate desuccinylase/aspartoacylase family protein, which produces MRNRSRLVCLLLAALPGLCPGDVVRSTGIMEGTPYATKLYERSSGVPGPTIVIIGGLHGNEPAGYLAARRLANWKCLSGTLVVLPEAHIEAIRRKVRAYPGNMNSMFPGRENGTSMERLAFEIWRKAVVAYKPDLLLTLHESLDFHVLDPSRYGQSLVYDFRELDPLMQRALDRVNPDIPVPLHRFVLFPIAFKGCPTYSAWKWLRVPATSIETSRTLDLNTRVAYQLMMCMGFLDEFGMDYAQQDVPYLSTRG; this is translated from the coding sequence ATGCGGAACCGTTCGCGCCTGGTATGTCTACTGCTGGCAGCCCTTCCTGGCCTGTGCCCGGGAGACGTGGTGCGTTCCACCGGCATCATGGAAGGCACACCGTACGCCACGAAACTGTATGAGCGCTCGTCGGGAGTGCCCGGCCCGACGATCGTCATCATCGGCGGTCTTCACGGCAATGAGCCCGCCGGTTACCTCGCGGCGCGACGATTGGCCAACTGGAAGTGCCTGAGCGGGACCCTCGTGGTCCTGCCCGAGGCGCACATCGAGGCCATCCGGCGCAAGGTGCGGGCGTATCCGGGCAACATGAACTCAATGTTCCCGGGGAGAGAGAACGGCACCAGTATGGAGCGGCTGGCCTTTGAGATCTGGCGCAAGGCGGTGGTCGCCTACAAGCCGGACCTACTGCTGACTCTCCATGAGTCCCTGGATTTCCACGTACTCGACCCCAGCCGGTACGGCCAGAGCCTGGTGTATGACTTCCGTGAGCTCGACCCTCTGATGCAACGTGCGCTTGACCGGGTGAACCCCGACATTCCAGTTCCTCTGCACAGGTTCGTGCTCTTCCCAATTGCGTTCAAAGGGTGCCCGACGTATTCGGCCTGGAAGTGGCTCCGGGTACCGGCCACCAGCATCGAAACCTCACGCACGCTGGACCTCAACACACGTGTCGCCTACCAGCTCATGATGTGCATGGGGTTCCTGGACGAGTTCGGGATGGACTATGCTCAGCAGGACGTGCCCTATCTCAGCACGCGCGGATGA
- a CDS encoding sulfatase-like hydrolase/transferase, with product MPADRPNVILFLTDQWRAKDAGYWGNSVIQTPCIDALAAEGAGFRRCFVQNPVSTPSRASMASAWYCHVNGHRTMHHMLRRHEPNMLRYFKEAGYYVWWGGKNDMIAESVIPDSCHQRVVGTGGQPVAKVEPWKLGDRLYHTFLWGEVPENYGPSLSDDYVARQAAEFVSNPLSEPYFLLVNQTFPHPPYAVHEPYFSMYDRAQVPFPIQPPADFRGKPEIIKRVHERMRMNEVTDNELREIVAVYYGMITKTDRNLGWIMDALKQTGQWDNTILIASSDHGDFAGDYASTEKMQNTFEDCLTNVPFAIRVPGCKPLPGPSDALIEMIDLLPTIAEACGIELGHTHFGRSLLPVLRGEAGEHRRYVFSEGGALATEIHTHETARPKENIYWGRPDLQFTEPRVHGKAVMIRSHDWKYVRRMYDTDELYDLRNDPDEVTNLIDEPGLEGVKAEMIAAMVDWFIETGDQVPWRWDRRGQQEEHPEWSAAAMKHGFVSDVDEDHGEG from the coding sequence ATGCCCGCAGACCGCCCCAATGTGATCCTCTTCCTTACCGACCAGTGGCGCGCCAAAGACGCCGGGTACTGGGGCAATTCGGTGATCCAGACACCGTGCATCGACGCCCTGGCGGCCGAAGGTGCGGGCTTTCGGCGCTGTTTCGTGCAGAATCCGGTGAGCACTCCCAGCCGTGCATCCATGGCTTCGGCCTGGTATTGCCACGTCAATGGCCATCGCACCATGCACCACATGCTTCGCCGCCACGAGCCGAACATGCTCCGGTACTTCAAGGAAGCGGGCTACTACGTCTGGTGGGGAGGCAAGAACGACATGATCGCGGAGTCGGTGATCCCCGACTCCTGCCATCAGCGCGTAGTCGGGACCGGCGGCCAGCCTGTGGCGAAGGTTGAGCCCTGGAAGCTCGGGGACCGGCTCTACCACACATTCCTGTGGGGCGAGGTGCCGGAAAACTACGGACCGTCACTTTCGGATGACTACGTTGCCCGACAGGCGGCGGAGTTCGTCTCGAACCCGCTCTCGGAGCCCTACTTTCTCCTGGTCAACCAGACCTTTCCCCATCCGCCGTATGCTGTTCATGAGCCATACTTTTCCATGTATGACCGGGCACAAGTGCCTTTCCCGATCCAGCCGCCCGCGGACTTCCGGGGCAAGCCTGAGATCATCAAGCGCGTCCATGAGCGGATGAGAATGAACGAAGTCACCGACAACGAACTGCGGGAGATTGTGGCGGTCTATTACGGAATGATTACCAAGACTGACCGCAATCTGGGCTGGATTATGGATGCCCTCAAGCAGACTGGCCAGTGGGATAACACGATCCTCATTGCCTCCTCGGACCACGGGGATTTCGCCGGTGATTACGCCTCCACCGAGAAGATGCAGAACACCTTCGAGGACTGTCTGACCAACGTGCCTTTCGCCATACGCGTGCCCGGGTGCAAGCCACTGCCCGGCCCGTCCGACGCACTGATAGAGATGATCGATCTGCTGCCGACGATTGCGGAAGCCTGCGGAATTGAGCTCGGACACACCCATTTCGGGCGGTCATTGCTGCCCGTCTTGCGGGGCGAAGCCGGCGAGCACCGCAGGTATGTCTTCTCCGAGGGCGGCGCGCTGGCCACCGAAATCCACACTCATGAAACCGCCCGGCCAAAGGAGAACATCTACTGGGGGCGGCCTGACCTGCAGTTCACCGAACCCCGGGTCCACGGCAAGGCGGTCATGATCCGCAGCCACGACTGGAAATACGTGCGCCGCATGTACGATACCGACGAACTGTACGACCTGCGTAATGATCCGGATGAGGTAACCAATCTCATCGACGAACCGGGGCTCGAAGGCGTCAAGGCCGAGATGATTGCGGCGATGGTTGACTGGTTCATCGAGACCGGGGACCAGGTCCCGTGGCGATGGGATCGGCGCGGACAGCAGGAAGAGCATCCGGAGTGGTCCGCGGCCGCCATGAAACACGGTTTCGTGTCAGATGTGGATGAGGACCACGGGGAGGGCTGA
- a CDS encoding acetylxylan esterase codes for MTSLVLAIALIALFLSACSAQQPEVPNAQMGSLYPFVRATAAGSPLDLSFLNDRFTDVEAWKAQGRAKVLELLQYSPPECDPNAELLERVDCGEYVREKIAFNTTPDIRVPAYVLIPKGFPGPRPAVVLLHDHGAFFVWGKEKLIGLPGEHPALTKFKTTSYSGRSVGDELAKRGYVVVAIDMFYWGERRMLLPGDPPVWHEREKMTEEDVAAFNRRSGAGTTIAATGLFEAGITWSGVMFTDDLRTVDYIATRPEVDPDRIACCGLSVGGFRSAHLAGLHPRIKAAVVVGWMSTYESMLQNHLTSIGFMKVIPGMYRHMDLPDIASMSVPGALMVINGIRDTLFPLDGVHAAFDKIARVYAKAGVPEKFRGITYDGPHEFNAQMQDEALAWLDRWLEPQR; via the coding sequence ATGACATCCCTGGTCCTCGCCATTGCCCTGATTGCCCTTTTTCTTTCCGCCTGCTCCGCGCAGCAGCCAGAAGTGCCGAACGCGCAGATGGGCAGCCTGTATCCCTTCGTACGCGCGACCGCTGCCGGCTCCCCGCTGGACCTGTCATTTCTCAATGACCGGTTCACCGACGTGGAAGCATGGAAAGCCCAGGGCCGGGCGAAAGTCCTGGAACTGCTGCAGTACTCCCCGCCGGAGTGCGACCCGAATGCGGAATTGCTGGAGCGCGTGGACTGCGGGGAGTACGTGCGTGAGAAGATTGCTTTCAACACCACGCCGGACATCCGGGTGCCGGCATACGTGCTGATCCCTAAAGGCTTCCCCGGACCGCGCCCGGCGGTAGTGCTCCTGCATGACCACGGAGCGTTCTTCGTGTGGGGGAAGGAGAAGCTTATTGGCCTGCCGGGTGAACACCCCGCGCTCACCAAGTTCAAGACCACGAGCTACTCGGGGCGCTCGGTGGGGGATGAGCTTGCGAAACGCGGCTATGTAGTGGTCGCCATCGACATGTTCTATTGGGGCGAGAGGCGGATGCTCCTGCCAGGCGATCCGCCTGTCTGGCACGAGCGCGAGAAGATGACGGAGGAAGACGTGGCGGCTTTCAACCGGCGCTCGGGGGCGGGAACGACCATTGCCGCCACGGGACTGTTCGAAGCGGGGATCACCTGGTCGGGTGTCATGTTCACCGACGACCTGCGCACCGTGGACTACATCGCCACCCGCCCGGAAGTGGATCCGGATCGCATCGCGTGCTGCGGTCTGTCGGTGGGCGGATTCCGGTCGGCGCATCTGGCCGGCCTTCACCCGCGGATCAAAGCAGCTGTCGTGGTTGGCTGGATGAGTACCTACGAGTCGATGCTGCAGAACCATCTCACAAGCATTGGTTTCATGAAGGTGATCCCCGGCATGTACCGCCACATGGACCTGCCGGACATCGCATCCATGAGCGTGCCCGGGGCGCTGATGGTAATCAACGGAATCCGGGACACGCTTTTCCCGCTGGACGGAGTGCATGCGGCGTTCGACAAGATCGCCCGGGTGTACGCCAAGGCCGGGGTGCCCGAAAAGTTCCGCGGCATCACTTATGACGGCCCGCACGAGTTCAATGCCCAAATGCAGGATGAGGCCCTCGCGTGGCTGGACAGGTGGCTTGAGCCTCAACGGTAG
- a CDS encoding beta-galactosidase has translation MYRTVRPALLLMAGIIAGCACAQNTPLVAIDAFAWLGSWSALQSPSVTAPETDGEATGSLNGVFDVTWKRDGDHYSALIKRAKGDWCGRLAIRFTFAGDTRDFTYAINELPVRIPLQKVNAGHIVSSWAYGSPRWMMAESGSGSAGVLVTTTSQHGFFVYRSKTNTIDVHMALDCSKVGQEARMDFTVLMPADVTTMQAAERQRFGWKPPPPVDKKAAATLRATGMVRVDDAGRAFVDGTSKPWYAVGCNLAHLMTLSEADQEEELARAQAAGMTVIRFLIPDWCYRPAYGVWNEEAIRRLHACIERCAAHGLRVLICLEYSAIGSQFNASLHLSPVPGDLYILNRPLDEYREIVERIVVPLKDDPAVFAWDVSNEPMIEPDGRSPQLKVRFRDWLRAKYGTEDALRTAWGEGAPEAFEQAELPGSDEYDAQETRRAKDFFAFAARAAGESMVARLKLVKAADPVHPVTIGHWHHRLLSDVEGAEGFDFWAYHTYDLWMNGPAISHHVLYLTEGLRNALPDRPRPVIIEEFGIDRGPKYPEEMRAEHIRQFLEAGKRWGLAGVMHWWEMSPAMYEAYRDTMPYQIAGVVAGPVLGVYLPRSQEWQAAFYPRYMTRRLWGQVLQSAAESGWQVRFVSTTAQAAECDALLVLADSTEPEEGAFIAGAGLRAHFIPGGEEAAAGISAASVMPKDAGKWTEYWKTAQEGL, from the coding sequence ATGTATCGTACTGTGAGGCCGGCGCTGCTGCTTATGGCGGGTATCATCGCCGGGTGCGCATGCGCCCAGAATACCCCGCTGGTGGCGATCGACGCCTTCGCGTGGCTGGGGAGCTGGTCTGCCCTGCAGTCGCCATCTGTGACGGCACCCGAGACAGACGGGGAAGCCACCGGCTCGCTGAACGGCGTCTTCGACGTCACCTGGAAGCGCGACGGCGATCATTATTCCGCACTCATCAAGCGCGCGAAGGGTGACTGGTGCGGGCGGTTGGCAATTCGCTTCACCTTCGCCGGCGACACCCGCGACTTCACCTATGCGATAAACGAATTGCCCGTCAGAATCCCCCTTCAGAAAGTCAATGCGGGGCACATTGTCTCAAGTTGGGCTTACGGATCGCCCCGCTGGATGATGGCTGAGTCCGGCTCTGGATCGGCGGGCGTGCTCGTCACCACCACTAGTCAGCACGGGTTCTTCGTTTACAGAAGCAAGACGAACACCATCGACGTTCACATGGCGCTGGATTGCAGTAAGGTGGGGCAGGAGGCCCGGATGGACTTCACCGTACTGATGCCTGCCGACGTAACCACCATGCAGGCTGCGGAACGCCAACGGTTCGGTTGGAAGCCCCCGCCGCCGGTAGACAAGAAGGCGGCTGCCACTCTGAGGGCAACGGGTATGGTCCGGGTGGATGACGCAGGTCGGGCTTTCGTAGATGGCACCAGCAAGCCCTGGTATGCGGTGGGGTGCAATCTCGCGCACCTGATGACCCTCAGCGAAGCGGATCAGGAGGAGGAACTCGCCAGGGCGCAAGCCGCGGGCATGACCGTGATCCGCTTCCTGATCCCGGACTGGTGCTACCGGCCAGCGTACGGGGTCTGGAATGAGGAGGCGATCCGCCGGCTACACGCCTGTATTGAGCGTTGCGCCGCCCATGGTCTTCGGGTACTCATTTGTTTGGAGTACAGCGCCATCGGAAGCCAGTTCAACGCCAGCCTGCACCTGTCGCCGGTGCCGGGTGACCTCTATATCCTCAACCGCCCTCTGGATGAATACCGCGAGATTGTGGAGCGCATTGTTGTGCCACTGAAGGATGACCCGGCGGTGTTCGCGTGGGATGTAAGCAATGAGCCGATGATCGAGCCAGACGGGCGCTCACCCCAGTTGAAGGTGAGATTCAGAGACTGGCTGCGCGCGAAGTACGGTACCGAGGATGCTTTGCGGACAGCCTGGGGAGAAGGCGCCCCCGAGGCTTTCGAGCAGGCAGAACTCCCGGGCAGCGACGAGTACGATGCGCAGGAGACGCGGCGCGCAAAGGACTTTTTCGCTTTCGCGGCCCGGGCGGCGGGGGAGAGCATGGTGGCCCGGCTGAAGCTGGTCAAGGCGGCTGATCCGGTGCACCCGGTGACCATCGGGCACTGGCACCACCGGCTCCTGTCGGACGTCGAGGGTGCCGAGGGGTTCGACTTCTGGGCGTACCACACCTATGACCTGTGGATGAACGGGCCCGCGATCTCTCACCATGTGCTGTATCTTACCGAGGGGCTGCGCAATGCCCTGCCGGACCGCCCGCGCCCGGTGATCATTGAAGAGTTCGGCATCGATCGGGGGCCGAAATACCCTGAGGAGATGCGTGCCGAGCATATACGCCAGTTCCTCGAGGCCGGGAAGCGGTGGGGGCTGGCCGGGGTGATGCACTGGTGGGAGATGTCGCCCGCGATGTACGAGGCGTACCGGGATACCATGCCCTATCAGATTGCCGGGGTCGTCGCGGGGCCAGTGCTCGGTGTCTATCTCCCGCGAAGCCAGGAATGGCAAGCGGCGTTCTATCCGCGCTACATGACGCGGCGGCTCTGGGGACAGGTGCTTCAGTCCGCAGCGGAATCGGGTTGGCAGGTGCGGTTTGTGTCCACGACGGCACAGGCGGCGGAATGTGACGCGCTGCTGGTGCTGGCCGACTCCACGGAGCCCGAAGAGGGGGCATTCATCGCCGGCGCCGGGCTGAGAGCACACTTCATCCCGGGCGGCGAAGAAGCGGCTGCGGGAATCTCGGCAGCGTCGGTCATGCCGAAGGATGCCGGCAAATGGACAGAGTACTGGAAGACAGCGCAGGAAGGTCTGTGA
- a CDS encoding right-handed parallel beta-helix repeat-containing protein — translation MTTLSGARLLLRYPWGFSVVLGLLACAVTSSAEPVTLYVSPQGDDTCTGLRPSPDGAGKNGPVATLAGARDAVRALRRDDGTLPGPVTVQLRAGTYELSAPVLFGPEDSGTEDSPITYTAYPGEKPIISGAQRITGWRPEANTGRWVADAPQVLRDPLKFRQLFVGGERRRLARSPNTGTFRMAGKAVPPIDPITGRSVDVSKSAFRFVPGDIQNWPDVLNANVVVHYAWETGIYPIKRVDTETNTVHVGNATKWPFTQQEGKQPYYVEGTVSALDEPGEWCLSPDCSQVYYIPLPGEDPNTTAFAAPVCDQLIVLAGEPDAGMVVANIRFEGLRFMFGGCELEPEGHCDWQAAHDVPGMIHANGAVHCAVENCEIAHFGLYGIWFKRGCKGNRIAGNHIYDMGAGAVRLGEGGRAPTLETQTGGNIVTNNLIHGSGKVYGGAVGGVWVGHSSDNQITHNDISDTTWMGISVGWSWGYAETQAHRNDISYNHLHGIGKWLQPDMGAIYTLGVSPGTRIHHNHIHDVTAGGIYPDEGSSDIVIENNLVHDVLHGCLTVHYGQRLLVRNNIFAFGHSSQIHLGRRDKDSSIKLERNIVYFDHGDLIRRECDLESDYNVFWQTNGEPLVFPGDLTLDEWRAKGLDVNSVVADPLFMAPEARDFRLKPGSPALALGFQPFDLSACGITSPPELVAAARDLQSPRLDFSQVPQEQPQLVDDGFETSPVGVTADGPNTHGETDTAWIRVTDEQAASGRHSLKFQDAAGLDETWNPHIYYMPHLTSGLVRVSFDVRMQDGAILAHEWRDGSSPFRTGPSIVIDADGTLTARGARIATIPADTWVHIEITEGLGKKADGLWDLRVVIPGQPEIALRDLPGNAAMRTLQWVGFVSNAVEPVAFYVDNVKLELLEK, via the coding sequence ATGACCACACTCAGCGGCGCCCGGCTGTTACTTCGTTACCCTTGGGGATTCTCGGTGGTCCTTGGGTTACTCGCCTGCGCGGTCACGTCTTCCGCCGAGCCGGTGACGCTCTATGTCTCCCCGCAGGGCGACGACACCTGCACCGGTCTGCGGCCTAGTCCTGACGGTGCCGGGAAGAACGGCCCCGTGGCGACCCTCGCAGGCGCACGGGATGCCGTCCGCGCGCTCAGAAGGGACGACGGCACACTCCCCGGCCCGGTGACCGTGCAACTGCGGGCCGGGACCTACGAACTATCCGCGCCTGTCCTGTTCGGCCCCGAAGATTCCGGCACCGAGGACAGTCCGATCACCTACACCGCGTATCCCGGCGAAAAACCCATCATTTCCGGCGCACAGAGGATCACCGGCTGGCGGCCTGAGGCCAACACTGGGCGCTGGGTCGCCGACGCGCCGCAAGTCCTCCGGGATCCGCTGAAGTTCCGCCAGTTGTTCGTGGGCGGCGAACGCCGGCGGCTTGCCCGCAGCCCGAATACCGGCACATTCCGCATGGCCGGCAAGGCGGTCCCACCGATTGACCCCATAACCGGCAGGTCCGTTGATGTCTCGAAATCCGCCTTTCGCTTCGTCCCCGGGGACATCCAGAACTGGCCCGATGTCCTGAATGCAAACGTGGTGGTCCACTACGCCTGGGAGACCGGCATCTACCCCATCAAGCGGGTCGATACCGAGACCAACACGGTTCACGTGGGCAATGCCACCAAGTGGCCTTTCACCCAGCAGGAGGGTAAGCAGCCCTACTACGTGGAGGGCACGGTCTCCGCGCTGGATGAGCCGGGCGAGTGGTGCCTGAGTCCTGACTGCTCGCAGGTCTACTACATCCCCCTGCCCGGTGAAGACCCCAACACAACTGCTTTCGCGGCGCCAGTTTGCGACCAGCTCATCGTGCTTGCCGGCGAACCCGACGCCGGCATGGTTGTTGCCAACATCAGATTCGAAGGCCTGCGCTTCATGTTCGGAGGCTGCGAACTGGAGCCCGAGGGGCACTGCGATTGGCAGGCAGCCCACGACGTGCCGGGCATGATCCACGCAAACGGTGCGGTCCACTGCGCCGTCGAGAACTGCGAGATCGCTCACTTCGGCCTGTACGGCATTTGGTTCAAGCGCGGTTGCAAGGGCAACCGCATCGCGGGCAACCACATCTACGACATGGGCGCGGGCGCAGTGCGTCTCGGTGAAGGTGGTCGCGCGCCGACACTCGAGACCCAGACTGGCGGCAATATCGTCACCAACAACCTCATCCACGGTTCTGGGAAAGTCTACGGGGGCGCGGTGGGCGGCGTCTGGGTAGGCCATTCCAGCGACAATCAGATCACACACAATGACATCAGCGACACCACCTGGATGGGCATCTCAGTGGGCTGGAGTTGGGGCTATGCCGAGACCCAGGCTCACCGTAACGACATCAGCTACAACCATCTGCACGGGATCGGCAAGTGGCTCCAGCCCGACATGGGTGCGATCTACACCCTCGGCGTCTCACCCGGCACCCGCATTCACCACAATCACATCCACGACGTCACCGCTGGTGGGATCTATCCGGACGAGGGCAGCAGCGACATTGTCATCGAGAACAACCTCGTGCATGACGTGCTCCACGGGTGCCTCACCGTGCACTACGGACAGAGGCTTTTGGTGCGCAACAACATCTTCGCATTCGGCCATAGCAGCCAGATTCACCTTGGCCGCCGCGACAAGGATTCCAGCATCAAGCTTGAGCGCAACATCGTCTACTTCGACCACGGCGACCTCATCCGCCGCGAGTGCGACCTCGAGTCCGACTACAATGTGTTCTGGCAGACCAACGGGGAGCCGCTCGTCTTCCCGGGTGACCTGACCCTGGACGAATGGCGCGCGAAAGGCCTTGACGTGAATTCCGTTGTGGCCGACCCACTCTTCATGGCCCCTGAAGCGCGGGACTTCCGCCTGAAGCCGGGGTCGCCGGCCCTCGCCCTTGGCTTTCAGCCCTTCGATCTGAGCGCTTGTGGCATCACGAGCCCGCCCGAATTGGTGGCTGCTGCGCGAGACCTTCAGTCGCCGCGGCTGGACTTCTCACAGGTGCCACAGGAACAACCGCAGCTCGTAGATGACGGGTTCGAGACATCCCCCGTGGGCGTTACCGCCGATGGGCCGAACACCCACGGAGAGACGGATACGGCCTGGATACGGGTAACGGACGAGCAGGCGGCGTCCGGCAGGCACAGCCTGAAGTTTCAGGATGCAGCGGGACTCGATGAGACCTGGAACCCCCACATCTACTACATGCCCCATCTCACCAGCGGTCTGGTGCGCGTGAGCTTCGACGTGCGCATGCAGGATGGAGCGATCCTCGCCCATGAATGGCGCGATGGATCCAGCCCGTTCCGCACAGGCCCGAGCATTGTCATCGACGCAGACGGGACCCTCACCGCGCGCGGCGCACGGATTGCCACGATCCCGGCTGACACGTGGGTACACATCGAGATCACCGAAGGGCTTGGAAAGAAAGCCGACGGACTGTGGGACCTGCGCGTGGTGATCCCGGGACAGCCGGAGATTGCCTTGAGAGACCTACCGGGGAACGCGGCCATGCGGACGCTGCAGTGGGTCGGCTTCGTGAGCAATGCGGTGGAGCCGGTGGCGTTCTACGTGGACAACGTAAAGCTGGAGCTGCTGGAGAAGTAG
- a CDS encoding PIG-L family deacetylase — protein sequence MADSKVALATAAHPDDVEFMMAGTLALLADAGFECHIFTIGNGNCGTAVHTHEEIIRIRAGEGHSAASVIGATYHEGLVNDIEIFYEPELLRRVTAVVRQIKPDIVLTQSPVDYMEDHTNSSRLTVSACFCRGMRNWISHPWVEPTLQDVFLYHCMPYGCVGPLREDIPPSIIVDVTDKIEVKEEMLRRHASQKDWLDVSQGKDAYLISMREACEIMGKRAPKPVQYAEGFRQHLHVGLSGKDGDPLSEILGDRVQKLPG from the coding sequence ATGGCAGATTCAAAGGTTGCCCTTGCCACTGCTGCCCACCCCGATGACGTCGAGTTCATGATGGCCGGCACGCTGGCATTGCTGGCAGACGCCGGCTTTGAGTGCCACATCTTCACCATTGGCAACGGAAACTGCGGCACGGCAGTTCACACCCACGAAGAGATCATTCGCATCCGCGCCGGTGAGGGCCATTCGGCGGCATCGGTCATCGGCGCCACCTACCACGAGGGTCTAGTCAACGACATCGAGATCTTTTATGAGCCCGAATTGTTGCGACGGGTGACCGCGGTCGTCCGGCAGATCAAGCCGGACATCGTCCTCACCCAATCACCCGTAGACTATATGGAAGATCACACCAACAGCTCACGACTCACTGTCTCCGCCTGCTTCTGCCGAGGCATGCGCAACTGGATCAGCCACCCCTGGGTCGAGCCCACCCTCCAGGACGTTTTCCTTTATCATTGCATGCCCTACGGCTGCGTTGGGCCACTGCGCGAGGATATTCCGCCCTCGATTATCGTGGATGTGACAGACAAGATTGAAGTCAAGGAAGAGATGCTGCGCCGGCATGCATCTCAGAAGGACTGGCTGGACGTAAGCCAGGGCAAGGACGCGTACCTGATTTCCATGCGGGAGGCCTGCGAGATCATGGGCAAGCGAGCTCCAAAGCCCGTCCAGTACGCCGAAGGCTTCCGCCAGCACCTTCACGTGGGTCTGTCTGGTAAGGACGGCGACCCGCTCAGCGAGATTCTCGGCGACCGGGTTCAGAAGCTGCCCGGGTAG